In the Vicinamibacterales bacterium genome, GACGAGATCCGCGGCCGCCATCACGTCGTGGTTCTCGGCCACGCGTTCTGGCAGCGGCAGTTCGGTGGCGCGCCTGACGTGGTGGGCCGGACGGTGGACCTCGACGAACAGCGGTGGCAGATCGTCGGCGTGATGCCGCCGGGCTTCACCTATTCCGTTGCCGGCAGTCGCCCCACCGACCTCTACGTACCGCTGGCGTTCGACGAGGCGGAATGTTCGCGGGACAGCGGTCAGAGTTTCGCCTACACCGCGATCGGGCGCCTGAAGCCAGGCGTGACGCTGGCGCAGGCTGGTGATCAGATGGGCCGTATGGCTGCAGGCCTCGATCGGCAGTATCCCACCTGGACGCCGGGCCGGACCGCCCGTGTTGTCTCTCTGCAGGACCGCCTGGTCGGCCGGGTGCGGTCCTGGATGCTGATGCTGCTGGCGGCCGGCGCGCTCGGATGGACGAGCAGTGTGCCGAGCCGGCCGAGGCCCTCGACATCCCGGCTGGTCGCTGGCCGGACGATGGGCTGGGGCGACGTGGCGGTCATTCCGGCTTGCTCACGCCCAAGCTGTGACGCACCTCCAGCCCGGGCGACGCAGCCAGGTTGACCACGAGCGCGGCGACGCTCTTCCGGGACACGATCCCGCCCTTGAACGGCTCGCCTTTCTGCGTGGTCTCGTAGTCGATCTCGTCGGCATCGGTGAACCACGCGGGACGAAGGATCGTGTATTCGAGGTCGGAGGCCTCGATGACGCGCGCCGAGTCGCGATACGGATCGAGGACGCTCCGGTACCGCTGGCCGGGAACCTCGTCGTAGATCCCCATGGAGCTGATCCAGATGAGGCGACGTACGCCGGTCTCGTGCATGGCCTCGACGACGCCCCTGGCCATCGGCTCGAGGTCGCCCGCCAGGTTCGCGTACACGACGTCCTGGCCGGCCATCGCACTCTGCAGTTTCGCCGCTTCAAGGACGTCCGCCTCCACTACACGAATGCGAGAGGCGCGCTCCGGTGTGATTCGGCGCGCGCGGCGCTGGTACAGCGTCAACCGGGCGTCGGTCTTCGCCAGGAACAGCTCCGTGGCGACGCGTGCGATGCCCCCGTTTGCGCCGAGAATCAGAACGTTGATCATGCGCGGGTTGTGCCTTCCGTCGTGTTTGCCGTCAGGATGGCTCAGCGCCCCACCATCTTCTGGAGGTGCTCGGGGTACCGCGCCCCTTGGACCTCGATCTGCGACGCTGCGCGGTTGATCTCACCGAGGTCATCGACGCTCAACGGCGTCGTGGCCGCTCCGAGGTTCTCCTCGAGGCGATGTCGCTTCGTCGTCCCCGGAATCGGCGCGATCCAGGGCTTCTGTGCCAGCAGCCACGCCAGCGCGATCTGCGCCGGTGTGGCCTTCTTCCGTTCGGCGAACTTCGTCAGCCAGTCGACAAACGCCAGGTTCGCTTTGCGATTCTCGGCCGTGAAGCGCGGCACGACGTTCCGGAAGTCGGTGCTGTCAAAGGTGGTCTTCTCGTCGATCGTGCCTGTGAGGAACCCCTTGCCGAGCGGACTGAAGGGTACGAACCCGATACCCAGTTCCTCGAGCGTCGGCAGGGCTTCCGTTTCCGGCTCGCGCCACCACAGCGAGTACTCGCTTTGAAGCGCTGCCACCGGCTGGACGGCATGGGCACGTCGAATCGTCGCCACGCCTGCTTCCGACAGGCCGAAGTGCCTGACCTTGCCTTCGCGAATGAGGTCTTTCACTGTACCCGCAACGTCCTCGATCGGGACGTCCGGATCCACCCGGTGTTGGTACAGGAGGTCGATCCGGTCGGTCTTGAGTCGCTTCAGGGAGGCTTCCGCAACCTCTCGAATGTGCACCGGCCGGCTGTCGAGCCCCGCGGACTTGCCACCCTCGAACTTGAAACCGAACTTGGTCGCAATCACCACCTGGTCGCGAACCGGGCCGAGCGCTTCGCCGACGACCTCCTCGTTTGTGAACGGCCCGTACGCTTCGGCCGTGTCGAAGAACGTGACGCCGCCGTCGAACGCGGCGCGGATGATGCCGATGCCGTCTTCCCGGCTGGTCGCCGGACCGTAGCCGAAGCTAATGCCCATGCAGCCGAAGCCGAGCGCCGAGACTTCCAGTCCGCTCTTACCCAGTGTGCGTTTCTGCATCTCTGCCCTCCGAAACCAGGATAGCGCCCGGCGGCGATTCTGAGTAGTCCGTCAAATCGGCACTGGCCTGTGAGTACAATTCACCAATGCACCTCGACGACCTCAACGTGTTGGCGGCATTCCTCGCCGTAGCCGAGGAACGGAGCTTCACACGGGCAGCGAAGCGACTCGGCCTCTCGAGATCCGCGTTGAGTCACGCCGTGCGCGGGCTCGAAGAACGGATCGGCGTCCGGCTGCTCGCGAGGACGACGCGGAGCGTGGCGCCGACAGATGCCGGCGAACAGCTCATCTCACACCTGAGCCCGGCGCTCGCGGACGTTGGCGCGGTGTTGGAGCACATCGCCGGGCTGCGCGCCCGACCGGCCGGGACCGTTCGCCTCGTCGCGCCACGCCTCGCGGCGAAGATGCTCCTCGGCCCCAAGCTCGAGGAGTTCGCCCGTGGCTATCCCGATGTCGTGCTCCACATCACCACGGACGATAGCCCCTTGGACCTCGTTGCCGGTCGGTTCGACGCGGGCATTCATCTCGGCGAGTTCATCGAACGCGACATGATCGCGGTCAGGGTGTCTCGCGACCAGCGCGCGGCGATTGTCGGCTCGCCCCGCTATTTCCAGTCGCACCCCAAACCGACATCGCCACGCGATCTCCCGGGGGCATCGCTGCATCAACATCCGCATGGGATCAGCCGGGGTGTATCGGTGGGAGTTCGACAAGGGCGACCAATCGCTGGT is a window encoding:
- a CDS encoding aldo/keto reductase, giving the protein MQKRTLGKSGLEVSALGFGCMGISFGYGPATSREDGIGIIRAAFDGGVTFFDTAEAYGPFTNEEVVGEALGPVRDQVVIATKFGFKFEGGKSAGLDSRPVHIREVAEASLKRLKTDRIDLLYQHRVDPDVPIEDVAGTVKDLIREGKVRHFGLSEAGVATIRRAHAVQPVAALQSEYSLWWREPETEALPTLEELGIGFVPFSPLGKGFLTGTIDEKTTFDSTDFRNVVPRFTAENRKANLAFVDWLTKFAERKKATPAQIALAWLLAQKPWIAPIPGTTKRHRLEENLGAATTPLSVDDLGEINRAASQIEVQGARYPEHLQKMVGR
- a CDS encoding ABC transporter permease: MTEDEANAFALAQVGDWTAFAAAQQDATRAAALPGLARAHGCLETIGERSHGWRSFSAGLGTDLLLALRVLRAQPGCAAVALGVLALAIGAATAIFSVVDAVVLRSLPFDDSNRILAVVEHDPKRVETLGGGLTSAPTYLDWRHHQSSFEGLAAVGNTAFRSRTPSGEPSAARAQSVTWEFFQVLRAAPLLGRVIRADDEIRGRHHVVVLGHAFWQRQFGGAPDVVGRTVDLDEQRWQIVGVMPPGFTYSVAGSRPTDLYVPLAFDEAECSRDSGQSFAYTAIGRLKPGVTLAQAGDQMGRMAAGLDRQYPTWTPGRTARVVSLQDRLVGRVRSWMLMLLAAGALGWTSSVPSRPRPSTSRLVAGRTMGWGDVAVIPACSRPSCDAPPARATQPG
- a CDS encoding NAD(P)H-binding protein, which produces MINVLILGANGGIARVATELFLAKTDARLTLYQRRARRITPERASRIRVVEADVLEAAKLQSAMAGQDVVYANLAGDLEPMARGVVEAMHETGVRRLIWISSMGIYDEVPGQRYRSVLDPYRDSARVIEASDLEYTILRPAWFTDADEIDYETTQKGEPFKGGIVSRKSVAALVVNLAASPGLEVRHSLGVSKPE